DNA sequence from the Lachancea thermotolerans CBS 6340 chromosome H complete sequence genome:
CGcttatttcaaaaagttaAAGGATAACGATGATGATGCCGTGAATATTATGAATAAAAAGAGCGGAATCTACTACTCAGAGTTGAAATTCGAAGAACTGTATCTTATCAAATTAATATCGTTATCCCTCCTCAATGCATCTTCAATAGATGTTATGAAGGATGAAGCTACTGTTAACAGCCTAGTTCCTTCGCCTCCGAAATCACTGAAAAACGGTGCTAATTTTTGGTCGAAAATGAGAACAATAATGAGCAAGGACGGAAAGAGGGGTTACAGCAAAAAAGTTTTCGGGACGTCTTTGGAAGTATTAACTACACAATGGGGTGTTGATTCTGATCTGGGCATTGGCCCTTCCAAGATCAAAATTCCTATAATCGTTGATGAGCTGATATCGTCTTTGAGGCAGCTGGACATGTCAGTAGAGGGggttttcagaaaaaatGGCAATATACGCAGACTACGTGAGCTTGCAGTGGCTATTGATGATAATCCTTCAGAGGTTCCAGACTTATCTAAGGAAAATGCTGTACAGCTGTCCGCattgctcaagaaatttctAAGGGAATTGCCAGACCCGCTACTGACATTTCCGTTGTACAAGCTGTGGATTGAAATTGCCAAAATAGAGTCAGATCTCGAAAGACACAAGTATTTCGGCTTGTTATATGCCTTGCTTCCCGGATTCAACCGGAGTGTTGCTGAAGTTCTATTCTCATTTTTGCATTGGACATCATCTTTTTCGCATATTGATAGTCAAATGGGATCCAAAATGGATATACACAACTTATCGACTGTTATTACACCGAATATTTTATATGAGCAGGGGGCAACGTCCGCGCAGCCAACAGTTCATGGAGGAGCTATTCATAATACCTACAATGATGCATTTGCCCAAAATGAAGGTGAGAATTATTTTTTGGCgattgaagttgttgacTATCTTATAAACCATAACGAAGATCTATCTGTGGTTCCGAAATATATGGCCACTCTATTGAAGGAAGTTAAAGAGAAGCAACTCTTTGGTTTTGAGGCAATAAAAGGCTTTGTTAGTGCCCAACTAGAGGGTGGTAGGTTGAACTTTTCTGAATATGACGTTGTCGAATCTGTTAAAATGAAAACCTCTTCGTCTGTcgcaaaacttgaagtcaaaGGAAACAATGCATCATAATCTCGAAAACCAGCATAAACTTGGTACTAAAGACCCGTTTTGTATCTATATAATGAGAATGTTAAATCATGAATAAATTGCATGCTTGACGAAACAATCAGATATCATTTATCACCGTTACTACATATTCACATCTTAGAATCCGTACtgttctgcttcttctttgtaACCTCTGGCGTAATTACTGGCCATTGATAGGAACCAGAATCTTCAAACACATAGTCGTGagacttcaagaagttgactAACTCGGCCGGACCTCTGGAGCCATATGCGTATTCTTCAGGTTTTGGAGCATCTGGGCCTTCCAAGTATTTCAACAAAGGAgtgaaaagcttccaacTGATATCTAATTCGTCGTCCCTAACAAAATTGGAGTGGTCGCCGGAAAGTACATCTTTTATCAAAGCCTCATACGCTTCAGGAATCCaaaagtctttgaagcgTCTTGCATATGTCAAGTCTAGCTCAGAAACTTGACTAGTGGTAGACAATCCAGGAGTCTTGGAGTTGCACTTTATGTAAATGGCTTCATCAGGCTGCACCCTGATAACTAGTTCATTGTGAGCGACTTCGCTGAAAACTCCAGATGGAACAGCCTTAAACTGTATTCTGATCTCGACCTTACCCTCATTCAAAGCTTTACCGGCTCTCATCACAATTGGAACGCCATCCCAGCGCTCGttttggattttgaaaccaaGTGCAGCAAAGGTAACGCACTTAGAGTCGGGGTTGACGGTGTCGTCGTCAAGGTAACCGGGCTTCGAGCCATCTTCGGATTTGCCATATTGACCAATCAGAATGTCTTTGTGGTCGATAGGAGCAAATGCCTTCAACactttgactttttcaTCGCGGACAGCCTCTGAGTCGAAAGTGACAGGGCGTTCCATGGTTAGAAGGGTCAGCACTTGCAGCAAGTGATTTTGCATAACATCTCTGATTATGCCTATTTCGTCGAAGTAGCCTCCGCGGCCTTCTGTACCAAACGGCTCCTTGAACGAGATTTGAATcatttgaatattttcctTATTCCATGCAGCGTTGAGGAATGTATTACCAAATCTCATGAATACCAGGTTCTTCACCATCTCTTTACCAAGGTAGTGGTCGATTCTAAAAAGCTCATCCTCGCGAAACAATGGGGAAAGATCGGACTGCAATTCACGGAATGAGTCGAGGTCGTGACCAAATGGCTTTTCAACGACAACTCTGGTCTCACCGTGTTCGGCGTACacttttttcttgatttggGTTGCGACC
Encoded proteins:
- the ZWF1 gene encoding glucose-6-phosphate dehydrogenase (highly similar to uniprot|P11412 YNL241C Saccharomyces cerevisiae ZWF1 Glucose-6-phosphate dehydrogenase); protein product: MSKPTEFKENTSIVVFGASGDLSKKKTFPALFGLFREGYLDPSCKIIGFARSNLSDEDLHEKIKPNLKTNNDEKGSEKIEQFLKMVSYISGPYDKDEGFDKLAKELDSYEKKQGVKSPHRLFYLALPPSAFVTVATQIKKKVYAEHGETRVVVEKPFGHDLDSFRELQSDLSPLFREDELFRIDHYLGKEMVKNLVFMRFGNTFLNAAWNKENIQMIQISFKEPFGTEGRGGYFDEIGIIRDVMQNHLLQVLTLLTMERPVTFDSEAVRDEKVKVLKAFAPIDHKDILIGQYGKSEDGSKPGYLDDDTVNPDSKCVTFAALGFKIQNERWDGVPIVMRAGKALNEGKVEIRIQFKAVPSGVFSEVAHNELVIRVQPDEAIYIKCNSKTPGLSTTSQVSELDLTYARRFKDFWIPEAYEALIKDVLSGDHSNFVRDDELDISWKLFTPLLKYLEGPDAPKPEEYAYGSRGPAELVNFLKSHDYVFEDSGSYQWPVITPEVTKKKQNSTDSKM